A single window of Hymenobacter sp. APR13 DNA harbors:
- a CDS encoding START-like domain-containing protein, whose amino-acid sequence MPLSATRHKHRFTVEFPINASPKILYPYLASASGLSQWFCQDVRIDEDHRFNFIWDNQPHFAEMNSHRTNRSVRYVFLDQNKRHTPDANYLDFTLEESQLTQEVYLRVLDYSEETDDDELQGMWEGLIVKLRELVGG is encoded by the coding sequence ATGCCTCTTTCTGCCACTCGTCACAAACATCGGTTTACCGTCGAATTTCCCATAAACGCTTCCCCCAAAATCCTGTATCCCTATTTGGCGTCTGCCTCCGGGCTGTCGCAGTGGTTCTGCCAGGATGTGCGCATCGACGAAGATCACCGCTTTAACTTCATTTGGGACAACCAACCGCACTTTGCTGAGATGAACTCGCACCGCACCAACCGTTCGGTGCGCTACGTTTTTCTCGACCAGAACAAGCGGCACACACCGGATGCTAACTACCTGGATTTCACTTTGGAAGAATCGCAACTGACGCAGGAAGTGTATCTGCGGGTGCTGGACTACTCCGAGGAAACCGACGACGATGAGCTGCAAGGCATGTGGGAAGGCCTGATTGTGAAGTTGCGTGAACTGGTAGGCGGGTAA
- the rpmI gene encoding 50S ribosomal protein L35 → MPKMKTKSGAKKRFSLTGTGKIKRKHAYKSHILTKKTTKQKRALTHVGLVSSADMNRVKDMLTI, encoded by the coding sequence ATGCCGAAAATGAAAACCAAGTCCGGTGCCAAGAAGCGTTTCTCGCTGACGGGTACGGGCAAAATCAAGCGTAAGCACGCTTACAAGAGCCACATCCTGACCAAGAAAACCACCAAGCAGAAGCGTGCCCTCACGCACGTTGGTCTGGTTAGCTCGGCTGATATGAACCGCGTAAAAGACATGCTTACGATTTAA
- the rplT gene encoding 50S ribosomal protein L20 produces the protein MPRSVNHAASRHRRKKIMRLAKGYYGRRKNVWTVAKNAVEKGLLYAYRDRKVKKREFRALWIQRINAGAREHGMSYSQLMGGLKKAGIDLNRKVLADLALNHPAAFKGIVEKIK, from the coding sequence ATGCCAAGAAGTGTCAACCACGCGGCCTCGCGCCACCGTCGGAAAAAGATTATGCGTTTGGCAAAAGGCTATTATGGCCGTCGCAAAAACGTTTGGACCGTTGCTAAAAACGCCGTTGAGAAAGGCCTGCTCTATGCTTACCGTGACCGTAAGGTTAAGAAGCGTGAGTTCCGTGCCCTCTGGATCCAGCGTATCAACGCTGGTGCCCGTGAGCATGGCATGTCCTACTCGCAGCTGATGGGCGGCCTGAAGAAGGCTGGTATCGACCTGAACCGTAAAGTTCTGGCTGACCTCGCCCTGAACCACCCGGCTGCCTTCAAAGGCATCGTGGAGAAAATCAAGTAA
- a CDS encoding LptF/LptG family permease yields MKKLDKLILKAFTGPFVLTFAVVEFILLTQYMLKYLDDLVGKDLGIEVIGQLLFFFAVLMVPVSLPLAVLLSSLMTFGTLGEHHELTAIKTSGISLTRILRPVLLTSLGLMVGAFWFNNTIVPKANLKAYSLLWDLRQQKLALDIRPGVFYSGIPGYTIKVNDKQGEDGEILMGIMIYDHTQGSGNMRVILADSGRMFTRFGGQYLGLELFRGQSYVEQPDARSRSGATFIRQAFNRNMITFSLKSFDLNRTQVELFSQNKMMKNIPQLESYIDSLQGRLHTEREQVSRQLAPYYSYLRFDTTGQAQNRRAEPIQVAETRLPAVNVSVLEQATNRARNVRAFAGTTGERLANLAKESGNYRIEIYRKYVQSVAILLMFLIGAPLGAIIKKGGLGVPILVSILFFIVYYILSIMGEKYGREGVMPVTLGMWMSTAALLPFGLFFLYQARNDSGLLDWDLGRFVPAWVRWPVRRYKKAV; encoded by the coding sequence ATGAAAAAACTCGATAAGCTTATTCTGAAGGCCTTCACGGGGCCGTTTGTGCTCACGTTTGCGGTGGTAGAGTTCATTCTGCTCACGCAATACATGCTGAAATACCTCGATGACCTGGTGGGCAAGGACCTGGGGATTGAGGTGATTGGGCAGCTGCTGTTCTTTTTCGCGGTGCTGATGGTGCCGGTATCGTTGCCGCTGGCCGTGCTGCTCTCCTCGCTAATGACCTTCGGCACGCTTGGCGAGCACCACGAACTGACGGCCATCAAGACTTCGGGCATTTCGCTGACCCGGATTCTGCGGCCAGTGCTGCTGACTAGTTTGGGGCTGATGGTGGGAGCCTTCTGGTTCAACAACACCATCGTTCCCAAAGCCAACCTGAAAGCCTACAGCTTGCTCTGGGACTTACGGCAGCAGAAGCTGGCCCTCGATATTCGGCCCGGCGTATTCTACAGCGGCATCCCTGGCTATACCATCAAGGTGAACGACAAGCAGGGCGAAGACGGTGAAATCCTGATGGGCATTATGATTTACGACCACACCCAGGGCTCGGGCAACATGCGCGTGATTCTGGCTGATTCGGGCCGCATGTTCACGCGCTTCGGCGGGCAGTATCTGGGCCTGGAGCTGTTCCGCGGGCAGAGCTATGTAGAGCAGCCTGATGCGCGCAGCCGCTCCGGGGCCACGTTCATTCGGCAGGCCTTCAACCGCAACATGATTACGTTCTCGCTGAAATCATTCGACCTGAACCGGACGCAGGTGGAGCTGTTTTCGCAGAACAAGATGATGAAAAACATTCCGCAGCTGGAATCTTACATCGACTCGCTGCAAGGGCGGCTGCACACCGAACGGGAGCAGGTATCGCGCCAGTTGGCGCCGTATTATTCCTATTTGCGCTTCGACACCACGGGCCAGGCTCAGAACCGCCGAGCCGAGCCGATTCAGGTGGCGGAAACCCGTCTGCCGGCCGTCAATGTGAGCGTGCTGGAACAGGCCACCAACCGCGCCCGCAACGTGCGGGCCTTTGCCGGCACCACTGGCGAGCGGCTGGCCAACCTAGCCAAAGAGTCGGGCAATTACCGCATCGAAATCTACCGCAAGTATGTGCAGTCGGTGGCCATTCTGCTGATGTTTCTGATTGGGGCCCCGCTGGGGGCCATCATCAAAAAAGGCGGCTTGGGCGTACCGATTCTGGTATCTATTCTGTTCTTCATCGTCTACTACATTTTGTCCATTATGGGCGAGAAGTACGGGCGGGAAGGGGTAATGCCCGTTACGCTGGGCATGTGGATGTCGACGGCGGCGCTGCTGCCCTTCGGCCTTTTCTTCCTGTATCAGGCCCGAAACGACTCCGGCCTGCTCGACTGGGACCTGGGGCGTTTCGTGCCCGCCTGGGTGCGCTGGCCGGTCCGGCGCTACAAAAAAGCGGTCTGA